The following coding sequences are from one Arthrobacter sp. 24S4-2 window:
- a CDS encoding GNAT family N-acetyltransferase translates to MMDTDATTLIGTVQLRVLRDSDAGLLGAAYQLNRDHLAPWEPARFDEFFTTAGQGEAIEAKLALHAAGWEVPWVILDGHRIIGTVTLSGIVRGPFLNAHVGYWIDREYNGRGIGTAAVVHAAAAAREELGLHRLQAATLRHNAASQKILKRARFQEIGVAPSYLKIAGSWQDHVLFQRILE, encoded by the coding sequence ATGATGGATACGGATGCCACCACACTGATCGGCACTGTTCAATTGCGGGTGCTTCGGGACTCTGATGCAGGCCTCCTTGGTGCCGCCTACCAGCTAAACCGGGACCACCTCGCCCCTTGGGAGCCCGCCCGGTTCGACGAGTTCTTCACTACGGCCGGCCAAGGCGAGGCCATCGAAGCCAAACTCGCATTGCACGCGGCCGGCTGGGAAGTGCCTTGGGTGATCCTTGACGGCCACCGCATCATCGGAACGGTCACGCTGAGCGGGATTGTCCGCGGGCCCTTCCTGAACGCCCACGTCGGATACTGGATTGACCGGGAGTACAACGGCCGGGGAATCGGCACTGCCGCCGTCGTGCATGCTGCAGCGGCCGCAAGGGAAGAACTGGGGCTGCACAGGCTGCAGGCTGCGACGCTCAGGCACAACGCGGCGTCGCAGAAAATTCTGAAGCGTGCACGGTTCCAGGAGATAGGAGTGGCGCCGTCCTACCTGAAGATTGCCGGCTCCTGGCAGGATCATGTCCTGTTCCAACGGATCCTCGAGTGA
- a CDS encoding cytochrome c oxidase subunit 4, which yields MRIESWIFGGLSMFFVPVGVVYGFVTGWTEPVGFLALWLVGALAGLIGGYLGYTGRRIGMRPEDRQDAEIHEGAGEQGQFSPWSWWPIALGFSAAVGFLGMAIGFWLVYLSAGFALIALIGWVFEYSRGDHAH from the coding sequence ATGCGGATCGAATCCTGGATTTTCGGAGGATTGTCGATGTTCTTCGTCCCTGTGGGCGTGGTTTACGGTTTCGTCACGGGTTGGACTGAGCCGGTGGGTTTCCTGGCGCTGTGGCTGGTGGGCGCCCTGGCCGGGCTGATCGGAGGCTACCTCGGATACACCGGCAGGCGCATTGGGATGCGTCCCGAAGACCGACAGGACGCGGAGATCCATGAGGGCGCCGGTGAACAGGGCCAATTCAGTCCCTGGAGTTGGTGGCCGATTGCTTTGGGCTTTTCCGCAGCCGTCGGCTTCCTGGGCATGGCCATCGGATTCTGGCTGGTCTACCTCAGTGCCGGGTTCGCCCTGATTGCCCTGATTGGATGGGTCTTCGAGTACAGCCGCGGGGATCACGCCCACTAA
- a CDS encoding TetR/AcrR family transcriptional regulator C-terminal domain-containing protein, with the protein MTQQAEATRRLPLNRERVLDAAVVLADEVGIESLSMRRLAQELGVVPMALYKHVANKEELLDGMVDVIVGEIAPAVPGTDWKNTVRLRVLSARNSLLRHPWARPVLETRTNPTPAVLGYMDSFIGMFFAGGFAVDLTHHVMHALGSRMWGFTQELFDDPGQASQAEVAPDVQAATFQEMAARYPNILKVASAATHDDGSVVGQGCDDQFEFEFALDLLLDGFERFHRQGWTSARAKLDHGNK; encoded by the coding sequence ATGACTCAGCAGGCGGAGGCGACGCGCCGACTTCCGTTGAACCGGGAACGCGTGCTGGATGCCGCCGTGGTGCTTGCCGATGAGGTGGGCATCGAGTCACTCAGCATGAGGCGGCTGGCCCAGGAGCTCGGCGTCGTGCCGATGGCGCTCTACAAGCACGTCGCCAACAAGGAGGAACTGCTTGACGGCATGGTCGACGTCATTGTCGGCGAGATCGCCCCTGCGGTCCCCGGCACGGACTGGAAGAACACGGTCCGGCTGAGGGTCCTCTCGGCGAGGAACTCGCTGCTGCGTCACCCGTGGGCCCGTCCGGTGCTGGAGACGCGCACCAACCCGACACCGGCGGTGCTGGGGTACATGGACTCGTTCATCGGCATGTTCTTCGCCGGCGGGTTCGCCGTGGATCTCACCCACCACGTCATGCACGCCCTCGGCAGCCGCATGTGGGGGTTCACCCAGGAGCTCTTCGACGACCCGGGCCAGGCATCGCAGGCTGAGGTGGCGCCCGACGTCCAGGCAGCGACGTTCCAGGAGATGGCAGCGAGGTATCCGAATATTCTGAAAGTCGCCTCGGCGGCCACCCACGACGACGGGTCGGTGGTGGGGCAAGGCTGTGACGATCAGTTTGAGTTCGAGTTCGCCCTCGATCTGCTCCTCGACGGTTTCGAGCGGTTCCACCGGCAGGGCTGGACGTCGGCGCGGGCGAAGTTGGACCACGGCAACAAATGA